The Pseudomonas extremaustralis genome contains a region encoding:
- the gcl gene encoding glyoxylate carboligase yields MSKMRAIEAAVLVMRREGVDTAFGIPGAAINPLYSALQKMGGIDHVLARHVEGASHMAEGYTRAKAGNIGVCIGTSGPAGTDMVTGLYSASADSIPILCITGQAPRARMHKEDFQAVDITSIVKPVTKWATTVLEPGQAPYAFQKAFYEMRSGRPGPVLIDLPFDVQMAEIEFDIDAYQPLPLAKPLATRIQVEKALALLDQAERPLLVSGGGVINADASDLLVEFAELTGIPVIPTLMGWGSLPDDHPLMVGMVGLQTSHRYGNATLLKSDVVLGIGNRWANRHTGSVEVYTEGRKFIHVDIEPTQIGRVFTPDLGIVSDAGSALTMFIEVAREWKAAGRLKDRSAWLQDCQQRKATLQRKTHFDAVPVKPQRVYEEMNRVFGKDTCYVSTIGLSQIAGAQFLHVYKPRHWINCGQAGPLGWTIPAALGVVKADPSRKVVALSGDYDFQFMIEELAVGAQFKLPYIHVVVNNAYLGLIRQAQRGFEMDYCVQLSFDNLNAPELNSYGVDHVAVAEGLGCKALRVFEPGQIQPALRKAQEMIEAFKVPVIVEIILERVTNISMGTEINAINEFEDLALVGNDAPTAISLLD; encoded by the coding sequence ATGAGCAAAATGAGAGCAATCGAAGCCGCCGTTCTGGTGATGCGCCGCGAAGGCGTGGACACCGCCTTCGGTATCCCAGGCGCCGCGATCAACCCGCTGTATTCGGCCCTGCAGAAGATGGGTGGCATCGATCACGTCCTTGCTCGCCACGTAGAAGGTGCCTCGCACATGGCCGAGGGCTACACCCGCGCCAAGGCCGGCAATATCGGCGTATGTATCGGCACCTCCGGCCCGGCGGGCACCGACATGGTCACGGGCTTGTACAGCGCCTCGGCCGACTCGATCCCGATCTTGTGCATCACCGGCCAGGCGCCGCGCGCACGGATGCACAAGGAAGACTTCCAGGCCGTGGACATCACCAGCATCGTCAAGCCGGTGACCAAGTGGGCGACCACCGTGCTTGAACCGGGCCAGGCGCCTTACGCGTTCCAGAAAGCCTTCTACGAAATGCGCTCCGGCCGCCCCGGCCCAGTGCTGATCGACCTGCCGTTCGACGTGCAGATGGCCGAGATCGAATTCGACATCGACGCCTATCAGCCGCTGCCGTTGGCCAAGCCACTGGCCACGCGCATCCAGGTCGAGAAAGCCCTGGCCCTGCTGGACCAGGCCGAGCGCCCGCTGTTGGTCAGCGGGGGCGGGGTCATCAACGCCGACGCCAGTGACCTGCTGGTGGAATTCGCCGAGCTGACCGGCATCCCGGTGATTCCGACCCTGATGGGCTGGGGCAGCCTCCCCGACGATCACCCGTTGATGGTGGGCATGGTCGGCCTGCAAACCTCCCATCGCTATGGCAATGCCACGTTGCTGAAGTCGGACGTGGTGCTGGGCATCGGCAACCGCTGGGCCAACCGTCACACCGGTTCGGTGGAGGTCTACACCGAAGGGCGTAAATTCATTCACGTCGACATCGAGCCGACCCAGATTGGCCGCGTGTTCACCCCGGACCTCGGCATCGTTTCCGACGCCGGTTCCGCGCTGACGATGTTCATTGAAGTGGCCCGCGAATGGAAAGCCGCCGGCAGGCTCAAGGACCGTAGTGCCTGGCTCCAGGACTGCCAGCAACGCAAGGCCACTTTGCAGCGCAAGACCCACTTCGATGCGGTGCCGGTCAAGCCGCAACGGGTGTATGAAGAGATGAACCGGGTGTTCGGCAAAGACACTTGCTATGTCAGCACCATCGGCCTGTCGCAGATTGCCGGCGCGCAGTTCCTGCATGTATACAAGCCACGGCACTGGATCAACTGCGGCCAGGCCGGCCCGTTGGGCTGGACCATTCCGGCGGCGCTCGGCGTGGTCAAGGCCGACCCGAGCCGCAAAGTCGTGGCGCTGTCGGGCGACTATGACTTCCAGTTCATGATCGAGGAGCTGGCCGTGGGCGCGCAGTTCAAGCTGCCGTATATCCACGTGGTGGTGAACAACGCCTACCTGGGACTGATCCGCCAGGCCCAGCGCGGGTTTGAAATGGACTACTGTGTGCAGTTGTCTTTCGACAACCTCAATGCCCCGGAACTCAACAGTTATGGTGTGGATCACGTCGCCGTCGCCGAAGGCCTGGGATGCAAGGCCCTGCGCGTGTTCGAGCCGGGCCAGATCCAACCGGCGTTGCGCAAGGCTCAGGAAATGATCGAAGCATTCAAGGTGCCGGTGATCGTTGAGATTATCCTTGAGCGCGTGACCAATATTTCCATGGGCACCGAAATCAACGCCATCAACGAATTCGAAGACCTGGCTCTGGTCGGCAACGATGCGCCGACTGCCATTTCCCTGCTCGATTAA
- a CDS encoding 2-hydroxy-3-oxopropionate reductase, which yields MANIGFIGTGIMGQPMAANLQKAGHQLFLSEHHGKAPQALIDAGAVALANPQQVALEAEFIIVMVPDTPQVEDVLFRADGVAAGLSPDKVVIDMSSISPTATKTFATRINQTGAQYLDAPVSGGEVGAKAGTLSIMVGGEPQTFERALPLLQCMGKNITLVGGNGDGQTAKVANQIIVALNIQAVAEALLFAAKNGADPAKVREALMGGFASSKILEVHGERMIKGTFDPGFRINLHQKDLNLALTGAKELGINLPNTAGTQQVFSTCTALGGGNWDHSALIKGLEHMANCSIRDK from the coding sequence ATGGCTAACATCGGATTTATCGGCACCGGCATCATGGGCCAACCCATGGCCGCCAACCTGCAGAAAGCCGGCCACCAACTGTTCCTGTCCGAACACCACGGCAAAGCCCCACAAGCGCTGATCGACGCCGGCGCGGTGGCCCTGGCCAACCCGCAGCAGGTGGCCCTGGAAGCCGAGTTCATCATCGTCATGGTGCCCGACACCCCCCAGGTGGAGGACGTGCTGTTCCGCGCCGACGGTGTGGCCGCCGGCCTGTCGCCGGACAAGGTGGTGATCGACATGAGTTCGATCTCCCCCACCGCCACCAAAACCTTTGCCACCAGGATCAACCAGACCGGCGCACAGTACCTCGACGCACCGGTGTCTGGCGGCGAAGTCGGGGCCAAGGCCGGTACCTTGAGCATCATGGTCGGTGGCGAACCGCAGACATTTGAACGCGCGTTGCCACTGTTGCAGTGCATGGGCAAGAACATCACCCTCGTCGGCGGCAATGGCGACGGCCAGACCGCCAAGGTCGCCAACCAGATCATCGTCGCCCTGAACATCCAGGCGGTGGCCGAAGCGCTGCTGTTCGCCGCGAAAAACGGCGCCGACCCGGCCAAGGTGCGCGAAGCACTGATGGGCGGCTTTGCCTCGTCGAAGATCCTGGAGGTCCATGGTGAACGCATGATCAAGGGCACCTTCGATCCGGGCTTCCGTATCAACCTGCACCAGAAAGACCTGAACCTGGCCCTTACCGGTGCCAAAGAGCTGGGGATCAACCTGCCGAACACCGCTGGCACCCAGCAAGTGTTCAGCACCTGCACCGCCCTCGGTGGCGGCAACTGGGACCATTCGGCGCTGATCAAGGGGCTGGAGCATATGGCGAACTGCTCGATCCGCGACAAATAA
- a CDS encoding sulfate ABC transporter substrate-binding protein: MKKLVSASLLAAGLALASAVQAAPVTLLNVSYDVMRDFYKDYNAAFQKHWDAEHPNDKLTLQMSFGGSSKQARSVIDGLPADVITMNMATDINALVDNGKLVPDNWVTRLPDNSAPFTSATVFIVRKGNPKALKDWPDLLKDGVQVIVPNPKTSGNGRYTYLSAWGYVLKNGGDEEKAKTFVGKLFKQAPVLDTGGRAATTTFMTNQIGDVLVTFENEAEMIAREFGRDQFEVVYPSVSAEAEPPVSVVDKVVDKKGTRGAAEDYLKYLWSPEGQEIAANNYLRPRDPKVLAKYTDRFPKVDFLSVEKTFGDWRTVQKTHFNDGGVFDQIYSGQ; the protein is encoded by the coding sequence GTGAAAAAACTCGTAAGCGCCTCTCTTCTGGCCGCCGGCCTTGCCCTGGCGAGCGCCGTCCAGGCGGCCCCGGTCACTCTGCTCAACGTCTCCTACGACGTAATGCGCGATTTCTACAAGGACTACAACGCAGCCTTCCAGAAGCACTGGGATGCCGAGCACCCGAACGACAAGCTGACCTTGCAGATGTCCTTCGGCGGCTCCAGCAAACAAGCGCGCTCGGTGATCGACGGCCTGCCGGCCGACGTGATTACCATGAACATGGCCACCGACATCAACGCCCTGGTCGACAACGGCAAACTGGTGCCGGACAACTGGGTCACCCGCCTGCCGGACAACAGCGCGCCGTTCACCTCCGCCACCGTATTCATCGTGCGCAAAGGCAATCCGAAAGCCCTGAAAGACTGGCCGGACTTGCTCAAGGATGGCGTGCAGGTGATCGTCCCCAACCCGAAAACCTCGGGTAACGGCCGCTACACCTACCTGTCGGCCTGGGGTTATGTGCTGAAAAACGGTGGCGATGAAGAGAAGGCCAAGACCTTTGTCGGCAAGCTGTTCAAACAGGCACCGGTGCTGGACACCGGTGGCCGCGCCGCAACTACCACGTTCATGACCAACCAGATCGGCGACGTACTGGTGACCTTTGAAAACGAAGCGGAAATGATCGCCCGTGAATTCGGCCGTGATCAGTTCGAAGTGGTCTACCCAAGCGTCTCCGCCGAAGCCGAGCCGCCGGTGTCGGTGGTCGACAAAGTGGTCGACAAAAAAGGCACCCGCGGGGCTGCCGAAGACTACCTGAAATACCTGTGGTCACCGGAAGGCCAGGAAATCGCCGCCAACAACTACCTGCGCCCGCGTGATCCAAAGGTACTGGCCAAGTACACCGACCGCTTCCCGAAAGTCGACTTCCTGTCGGTGGAGA
- the hyi gene encoding hydroxypyruvate isomerase, with the protein MPRFAANLSMLFTEQDFLARFKAAADVGFTGVEYLFPYEFNCAEIKAQLDANGLTQVLFNLPAGDWAKGERGLACHPDRVEEFRAGVDLAIAYAQVLGNTQVNCLAGIRPQGVDDETLEKTFVANLKYAADKLQAAGIKLVMEAINTRDMPGFYLNNTAQALTIREQVGSANLFLQYDIYHMQIMEGDLARTLAAHLGEINHIQLADNPGRNEPGTGEINYRFLFEHLDRIGYQGWIGCEYKPLTTTEAGLGWLKTHNAI; encoded by the coding sequence ATGCCGCGCTTTGCCGCCAACCTGTCCATGCTGTTTACCGAACAGGATTTCCTCGCTCGCTTCAAGGCCGCTGCCGATGTCGGCTTCACCGGGGTGGAGTACCTGTTCCCGTATGAATTCAACTGCGCCGAGATCAAGGCACAACTCGATGCCAACGGCCTGACCCAAGTGCTGTTCAACCTGCCGGCCGGCGACTGGGCCAAGGGCGAACGCGGGCTGGCGTGCCACCCGGATCGGGTCGAGGAGTTCCGTGCCGGGGTCGACCTGGCCATCGCCTATGCCCAGGTGCTGGGCAATACCCAGGTCAACTGCCTGGCGGGCATCCGGCCGCAGGGCGTGGACGACGAAACCCTGGAAAAAACCTTTGTCGCCAACCTCAAGTACGCCGCCGACAAACTGCAAGCGGCAGGCATCAAGCTGGTGATGGAAGCGATCAACACCCGCGACATGCCTGGCTTCTACCTGAACAACACCGCCCAGGCCCTGACGATTCGCGAGCAGGTGGGCAGCGCCAACCTGTTCCTGCAATACGACATCTACCACATGCAAATCATGGAAGGCGACCTGGCCCGTACGCTGGCCGCGCACTTGGGTGAGATCAACCACATCCAACTGGCCGACAACCCAGGCCGTAACGAACCGGGCACCGGCGAGATCAACTACCGCTTCCTGTTCGAGCATTTGGACCGCATTGGCTACCAGGGCTGGATCGGCTGTGAATACAAGCCGCTGACCACCACCGAAGCAGGTCTGGGCTGGCTCAAAACCCATAACGCCATCTGA
- a CDS encoding TetR/AcrR family transcriptional regulator produces the protein MSTIRERNKEKILRAASEEFADKGFAATKTSDIAAKAGLPKPNVYYYFKSKDNLYREVLESIIEPILAASTPFNPEGEPAAVLSNYIRSKIRISRDLPFASKVFASEIMHGAPHLSVDQVEQLNAQAKHNIDCIQSWVDRGLIAAIDPHHLMFSIWAATQTYADFDWQISAVTGKAKLEEADYEAAAQTIIRLVLKGCEPD, from the coding sequence ATGAGCACCATTCGCGAGCGCAACAAAGAAAAGATCCTGCGGGCGGCGAGCGAGGAGTTTGCCGACAAGGGCTTCGCCGCGACCAAAACCAGCGACATCGCCGCCAAGGCCGGGCTGCCCAAGCCCAACGTCTACTACTACTTCAAGTCCAAGGACAACCTCTACCGCGAGGTGCTCGAAAGCATTATCGAGCCGATCCTCGCCGCCTCCACGCCATTCAACCCCGAAGGCGAACCGGCGGCGGTGCTGAGCAACTATATCCGCTCGAAAATCCGTATCTCCCGCGACCTGCCTTTCGCCTCCAAAGTGTTTGCCAGCGAAATCATGCACGGCGCCCCGCACCTGAGCGTCGATCAGGTCGAACAGCTCAATGCCCAGGCCAAGCACAACATCGACTGCATCCAGAGCTGGGTGGATCGCGGCTTGATCGCCGCGATTGACCCCCATCACCTGATGTTCAGCATTTGGGCCGCGACGCAGACATATGCGGATTTCGATTGGCAGATCTCGGCGGTGACGGGCAAGGCCAAGTTGGAAGAGGCCGACTATGAGGCGGCGGCGCAGACGATCATTCGGTTGGTACTCAAGGGCTGCGAACCCGACTGA
- a CDS encoding serine protein kinase PrkA, protein MLRSLRCAALLGSVFLSASALAVDIDQASYGFPLTNPFEATIATTPPDLRPTLPTDDQINQSDYTLNMRPEREFSLPDNFWAVKKLTYRIAKQDRAAPLIFLIAGTGARFDSSINEYLKKLYYQAGYHVVQLSSPTSFDFIASASRFATPGISKEDAEDMYRVMQAVRAQNASLPVTDFYLTGYSLGALDAAFVSKLDETRRSFNFKKVLLLNPPVNLYTSVTNLDKLVQTEVKGINNTTTFYELVLNKLTHYFHEKGYIDLNDALLYDFQNSKQHLTNEQMAMLIGTSFRFSSADIAFTSDLINRRGLIIPPKYPITEGTSLTPFLKRALQCDFDCYLTEQVIPMWRARSDGGSLLQLVDQVSLYALKDYLHASPKIAVMHNADDVILGPGDLGFLRKTFGDRLTVYPLGGHCGNLNYRVNADAMLEFFRG, encoded by the coding sequence ATGCTCCGTTCCTTGCGCTGTGCTGCCTTGCTGGGTAGCGTTTTTTTAAGTGCGTCAGCACTGGCCGTCGATATCGACCAAGCCAGCTATGGCTTCCCTTTGACGAACCCGTTCGAAGCGACCATCGCCACCACCCCGCCCGACCTTCGGCCAACACTGCCGACTGACGATCAGATCAACCAATCCGACTACACCTTGAACATGCGTCCCGAGCGCGAGTTCAGCCTGCCGGACAACTTCTGGGCAGTGAAGAAACTCACGTACCGCATCGCCAAGCAGGATCGCGCCGCGCCGCTGATCTTCCTGATTGCCGGCACCGGGGCACGGTTTGACAGCAGCATCAACGAATACCTGAAAAAGCTGTACTACCAGGCCGGCTACCACGTGGTGCAACTGTCGTCGCCCACCAGCTTCGACTTCATCGCCTCGGCTTCGCGCTTCGCCACCCCCGGCATCAGCAAGGAAGATGCCGAAGACATGTACCGTGTGATGCAAGCCGTGCGGGCACAGAATGCCTCGCTGCCGGTGACTGACTTCTATCTCACCGGCTACAGCCTCGGCGCCCTGGATGCAGCGTTCGTCAGCAAGCTGGACGAGACCCGCCGCAGCTTCAACTTCAAGAAAGTGTTGCTGCTCAACCCGCCAGTGAACCTCTACACCTCGGTCACCAACCTCGACAAACTGGTGCAGACCGAGGTCAAGGGCATCAACAACACCACCACCTTCTATGAGCTGGTGTTGAACAAGCTGACCCACTACTTCCACGAAAAAGGCTACATCGACCTCAACGACGCCCTGCTCTACGACTTCCAGAACTCCAAACAGCACCTGACCAACGAACAGATGGCCATGCTGATCGGCACCTCGTTCCGTTTCTCGTCGGCCGACATCGCGTTCACCTCGGACCTGATCAACCGTCGCGGCCTGATCATCCCGCCCAAATACCCGATCACCGAAGGCACCAGCCTCACGCCATTCCTCAAGCGTGCGCTGCAATGCGACTTCGATTGCTACCTCACCGAACAAGTGATCCCGATGTGGCGCGCCCGTTCCGACGGCGGCAGCCTGCTGCAACTGGTCGACCAGGTCAGCCTGTACGCCCTCAAGGACTACCTGCATGCCAGCCCGAAAATCGCGGTCATGCACAACGCCGACGACGTCATCCTCGGCCCCGGCGACCTCGGTTTCCTGCGTAAAACCTTCGGCGATCGCTTGACCGTCTACCCCCTGGGCGGCCACTGCGGCAACCTCAATTACCGCGTCAACGCCGACGCCATGCTGGAGTTCTTCCGTGGCTAA
- a CDS encoding ion transporter — MDSNNDWRQRLYVMVFQSDTVAGRRFDGILLLIILASLVVVMLDSIDQVHQDYADVLAYIEWGFTLIFLIEYGLRLYCSPKPLRYAFSFYGLVDLLAIVPGILALYYSDAQYLLIIRIIRMLRIFRVLKLSPYLKQANYLMAALRGSKQKIVVFLLSVCTLVTVFGTLMYVIEGPEHGFTSIPKGIYWAIVTLTTVGFGDIVPKTPLGQVISSLVMITGYSIIAVPTGIFTAELASAMRGEQLQTDCPVCKKSTHEPNAAFCSRCGNALFKKLE, encoded by the coding sequence ATGGACAGCAACAACGACTGGCGCCAGCGCCTCTACGTCATGGTTTTTCAAAGCGACACCGTCGCCGGGCGGCGCTTTGACGGCATCCTGCTGCTGATCATCCTCGCCAGCCTGGTGGTCGTGATGCTCGACAGCATCGACCAGGTGCACCAGGACTATGCCGATGTACTGGCCTATATCGAGTGGGGCTTCACGCTGATTTTCCTGATCGAGTACGGCCTGCGCCTGTACTGTTCGCCCAAGCCGCTGCGCTATGCCTTCAGCTTTTATGGGCTGGTGGATTTGCTGGCCATCGTGCCCGGCATTCTCGCGCTGTATTACAGCGACGCGCAGTACCTGCTGATCATTCGTATCATTCGGATGCTGCGGATTTTCCGCGTACTCAAACTCAGCCCCTACCTCAAGCAAGCCAACTACCTGATGGCGGCACTGCGCGGCAGCAAGCAGAAGATCGTGGTGTTCCTGCTCAGCGTGTGCACCCTGGTGACGGTATTCGGCACCTTGATGTACGTGATCGAAGGCCCGGAACATGGGTTTACCAGTATCCCCAAGGGCATCTACTGGGCGATCGTGACGCTGACCACCGTGGGCTTTGGCGATATCGTGCCCAAGACACCCCTGGGCCAGGTGATTTCGTCGCTGGTGATGATCACCGGTTATTCGATCATCGCCGTACCCACCGGTATTTTTACCGCCGAACTGGCCAGTGCCATGCGCGGTGAGCAACTGCAAACCGACTGCCCGGTGTGCAAGAAGAGCACCCATGAACCCAACGCGGCGTTCTGCTCACGCTGTGGCAATGCACTGTTTAAGAAACTGGAATAA
- a CDS encoding MlaA family lipoprotein, producing the protein MAKYLLLLAALMCAGMANADNSKAHAPTVVGADGFKEPLTKLKFNPGLDQREFERSSLNALNVYDPLESWNRRVYHFNYRFDQWVFLPVVDGYRYVTPSFLRTGVSNFFNNLGDVPNLLNSLLQLKGHRSLETTGRLLLNTTIGIAGLWDPATAMGLPRQTEDFGQTLGFYGVPAGAYLVLPILGPSNLRDTGGLIVDYSAENEINFLNVAEVSSNHPEIWALRVVDKRYQTSFRYGQLNSPFEYEKVRYIYTESRKLQIAE; encoded by the coding sequence GTGGCTAAATATCTTCTGCTGCTTGCCGCCCTGATGTGCGCAGGCATGGCCAATGCCGACAACAGCAAGGCCCACGCCCCCACTGTGGTCGGCGCCGACGGTTTCAAGGAACCGCTGACCAAGCTCAAGTTCAATCCGGGCCTGGACCAGCGCGAGTTCGAGCGTTCGTCGCTGAACGCCCTCAACGTCTATGACCCGCTGGAGTCATGGAACCGTCGCGTGTACCACTTCAACTACCGCTTCGACCAATGGGTGTTCCTGCCGGTAGTCGACGGTTACCGCTATGTCACGCCAAGCTTCCTGCGCACCGGCGTGAGCAACTTCTTCAACAACCTGGGCGACGTGCCCAACCTGTTGAACAGCCTGTTGCAACTCAAGGGTCACCGCTCCCTGGAAACCACCGGGCGCCTGCTGCTCAACACCACGATCGGCATCGCCGGCCTGTGGGACCCGGCGACCGCCATGGGCCTGCCGCGCCAGACCGAAGACTTCGGCCAGACCCTGGGCTTCTATGGCGTGCCCGCCGGCGCCTACTTGGTGCTGCCGATTCTCGGCCCGTCGAACCTGCGCGACACCGGCGGTTTGATCGTCGATTACAGTGCGGAAAACGAGATCAACTTCCTCAACGTGGCCGAAGTCAGCTCCAACCACCCGGAGATCTGGGCCCTGCGCGTCGTCGACAAGCGTTACCAGACCAGCTTCCGCTATGGCCAACTGAACTCGCCGTTCGAGTATGAAAAGGTGCGCTACATCTATACGGAATCGCGCAAGCTGCAGATTGCTGAGTAA
- a CDS encoding GlcG/HbpS family heme-binding protein, which translates to MSALTLKIATQLASQAITAGRTISAAPLTIAVLDSGGHLIALQREDGASLLRPHIAIGKAWGAIALGKGSRLLALDAQQRPAFIAALNSLGQGSVVPAPGGVLIRDQAGGVLGAIGISGDTPDIDEQCAITAIEGVGLWADAGVSA; encoded by the coding sequence ATGAGCGCTTTAACCTTGAAAATCGCCACTCAACTGGCCAGTCAGGCCATCACCGCGGGCCGCACGATTTCAGCCGCACCGCTGACCATCGCGGTCCTCGACAGCGGCGGCCACCTGATCGCCCTGCAACGTGAAGACGGCGCCAGCCTGTTACGCCCGCACATCGCCATTGGCAAAGCCTGGGGCGCGATTGCCCTGGGCAAAGGCTCGCGCTTGCTGGCACTGGACGCACAGCAACGCCCGGCGTTTATCGCCGCATTGAACAGTCTGGGGCAGGGCAGCGTGGTGCCGGCGCCGGGTGGGGTGTTGATTCGGGATCAGGCCGGCGGGGTACTGGGGGCGATCGGGATCAGCGGGGATACGCCGGATATTGATGAACAATGCGCGATCACGGCGATCGAGGGGGTGGGGTTGTGGGCGGATGCCGGGGTGAGTGCTTGA